One Myxococcus xanthus genomic window carries:
- a CDS encoding type I polyketide synthase, whose amino-acid sequence MTAVLAQRLGIEAHTLDVRERFSLYGLDSLKATGFIAEVGAMLGRSLSPTLAWEYPTLDGLARYLAGERDGASSHSLARIARAHEPIAIIGLACRYPQAADPEAFWRLLVGGTDAITEVPPDRWDVNRLYDRDPAAPGKVISRWGGYLDRVDGFDPLFFGISPKEALHMDPQQRLMLELSWEALEDAGIAADRLQGSPTAVCFGAAWMDYEMTLQRFGMKRISSYTSTGYHHSVLANRVSYVLGLRGPSFSIDSACSSSLTAAHLACESLRRGESTLALVGGVNLTIAPESTVSLSKLGALSPDGHCYTFDARANGFVRGEGAGVAVLKPLSLALADGDAIYCVIRGSAINNNGGSNGLTAPNPKAQAEVIRQACANAGVEPAEVQYVEAHGTGTQLGDPLEAQALGEVLGAGRPGGKPLLIGSCKTNIGHLEAAAGITGLIKTALCIKHRVLPASLHYEKPNPLIPFEALGLAVHHTLGDWPEPDRKLIAGVSSFGFGGANCHVVMEEARLPEARLLHLSGETTEALRGAAQGLLDRVTAREHLPLAELLRAAEADAGTHAHRLTVTVRTRKDLRAGLENFLAGVPRPGVSVGTVAEDAVRKPVFVYSGHGCQWPRMGLPLLDTEPVFRATLLRCDALIREYEGWSLLEVLAADDAAARLSRLDIGLPAIVSVEMALTDLWRSWGIEPGAVVGHSIGEVSAAYAAGVLDIEDTIRVVCAESRLMHTQAGKGSLAVVGVPWAEAAELLVGYEGRLFRAIDSGAGSTVLSGDVDALAEVLASLQQRGVFCRQVDIDVPVHSPRMDVLADALTEELRDIRPRPARVPLISSITGAEIDGASADASHWVRNIAWPTLFTGALSHTIQEGYDTFLEVSPHAILRHPIDATLKHLGRQGRVVPSLRRQEDERATLFDSLGVLYAAGQPVRWDALAARGVDHDGEAVHLLPLSARSPEALKALAADWRDFLAGEPGAPLDDVTYTASVRRGHLSHRLSVVGGSRRELAEALDAVTRGELPPGVSEGRVSPEGRAKVAFVFPGQGSQWLGMGRQLLREEPVFRSAIEACEQAMRPHVDWSLTAELLADEQHSRLQDIDVVQPVLFAMQVALAALWRSWGIAPDAVVGHSMGEVAAAHVAGALSLEDAARIICLRSQLLRRKSGQGAMAVVELGLAQAREALAGYESRLSVAVSNSARSTVLSGDIDALESLLPKLESQGVFCRRVKVNVASHSPQMDSLKDDLLRVLDGVAPQGAPVPIYSTVTGQTSDGADFHPAYWVSNLREPVLFHGAVEQLLADGFTVLVEVSPHPVLLAPIEETLRESKQGAIALASARRQMPERRCLLESLAALYAWGCAVDWKALHPVKGRVVALPRYPWQRERFWLPDEAEVDAQPEGVVLADRKGHPLIGGSLSSSVQPGTHFWERTVSTAAFPYLADHCVWGDVVFPGAGYVEMALSAGAEVLGETGLVLEDVSFSEMLALEPGQSRRVQVVLTEEEPGRATFQIASRAEGEMSWRKHAAGTVRRDARAAAVVESPEALRARVTVAVSAEAHYQRRQAQGLMYGPTFQGLRGIWRSEQEALGRLEVSDTVALEAGAYRLHPALLDAGLQVAVELLAPLTATSAPATHVPVGIGRIRFFQRPGRAAWARVKVRGEGAASERERTFDFWLLDEQGQVLLELEALRLFRLDAGASARKELGAWLYQVDWEERPLPAELAWPEQTPGSWLILQDGGGVGQRLSAQLLTRGETCVLVAPREAYRLTGPRSAEVDPRNPEHWRRLLTDLLGAGVPPCRGVVHLWSLDLASTEALTPQALEDSRRLGTTSVLHLVQALSGAGWRDAPRLWLATRGARSAGKVAERVAVAQAPLLGLGQVLAVEQPELRCTRVDLEGGADVAADALLRELSSTSFEDQTAWRGGTRRVARLARAADALSAREPATLLREDGTYLITGGLGGLGLELARWLVSQGARHLLLMGRRAPSAEAEQALAALREAGARVGSFQGDVARLEDVTGALARVEDAMPPLRGVFHAAGLLEDGLLLNLTEARFASVSAPKVLGSWNLHAQTRHLPLEHFVLFSSVAASLGTPGQSNYASANAFMDALAQARRAEGLPALSINWGTWTQVGLAAAQSIRGERLEARGLGGMAPDKALAVLGMLLGQERPQLSVMAFEPRQWLGFYLAAAQSPYFTKLAQEPSSRPSVSAGKSRIREQLEAARASERRGLLDAHLRELIGGVLRMAPARIEPRTPLVTFGLDSLMSMEIRNRLEAALGLKLSATVVWTYPTVAALAPFLAEKLALPLEDSRPEPALEVAPVKASQADVTASEIDDLSEEEVERLFAQRMAQGS is encoded by the coding sequence TTGACCGCGGTCCTTGCTCAGCGATTGGGAATCGAGGCTCACACGCTGGATGTCCGAGAGCGCTTCAGCCTGTATGGGCTTGATTCGCTGAAGGCCACCGGCTTCATCGCGGAAGTGGGGGCGATGCTGGGGCGTTCATTGTCGCCCACGCTTGCCTGGGAATATCCCACGTTGGATGGGTTGGCCCGCTACCTCGCGGGGGAGCGGGATGGCGCGTCGTCGCATTCCCTGGCACGTATCGCCCGGGCCCATGAGCCTATTGCCATTATTGGATTGGCCTGTCGTTATCCCCAGGCGGCGGATCCAGAGGCCTTCTGGCGCCTGCTCGTGGGCGGGACGGATGCCATTACGGAAGTGCCGCCGGACCGGTGGGACGTCAACCGCCTTTATGATCGAGACCCCGCGGCGCCCGGCAAGGTGATTTCCCGCTGGGGCGGCTATCTGGATCGCGTGGATGGTTTTGACCCGCTCTTCTTCGGCATCTCACCGAAGGAGGCGCTCCACATGGACCCGCAGCAGCGGCTCATGCTGGAGCTGAGCTGGGAGGCGCTGGAGGACGCGGGCATCGCAGCGGACCGGCTGCAGGGCTCACCCACGGCGGTCTGCTTCGGCGCCGCGTGGATGGACTACGAGATGACGCTGCAGCGTTTCGGCATGAAGCGCATCTCCTCGTACACGTCCACGGGTTATCACCACAGCGTCCTGGCCAACCGGGTCTCCTACGTCCTGGGGCTGCGGGGGCCGAGCTTCTCCATCGACTCGGCCTGCTCGTCCTCGCTCACGGCGGCGCACCTGGCCTGTGAGAGCCTGCGCAGGGGCGAGTCGACGCTGGCCCTGGTGGGCGGTGTGAATCTCACCATCGCCCCCGAGAGCACGGTGTCCTTGTCCAAGCTGGGGGCCCTCTCTCCAGACGGGCACTGTTACACGTTCGATGCCCGCGCCAACGGCTTCGTGCGCGGCGAGGGCGCGGGGGTGGCGGTCCTCAAGCCGCTCTCCCTGGCGCTCGCGGACGGCGACGCCATCTACTGCGTCATCCGCGGCAGTGCCATCAACAACAATGGTGGCAGCAACGGCCTCACCGCGCCCAACCCGAAGGCGCAGGCGGAGGTCATCCGCCAGGCCTGCGCCAACGCGGGGGTTGAGCCGGCGGAGGTGCAGTACGTCGAGGCGCATGGCACCGGCACGCAGTTGGGAGACCCGCTGGAGGCACAGGCTCTGGGCGAGGTGCTTGGCGCGGGACGGCCCGGGGGCAAGCCCCTGCTCATCGGCTCCTGCAAGACGAACATCGGGCACCTGGAGGCCGCGGCGGGCATCACCGGGCTCATCAAGACCGCGCTGTGCATCAAGCACCGCGTGCTTCCGGCCAGCCTCCACTACGAGAAGCCCAATCCGCTCATCCCCTTCGAGGCGCTGGGCCTGGCGGTCCACCACACCCTGGGAGATTGGCCGGAGCCCGACCGGAAGCTCATCGCGGGCGTCAGTTCCTTCGGCTTCGGGGGCGCGAACTGCCACGTCGTGATGGAAGAGGCGCGTCTCCCCGAGGCACGGCTCCTCCACCTGTCGGGTGAGACGACGGAGGCGCTGCGGGGCGCCGCGCAGGGGCTGCTCGACCGCGTGACGGCCCGGGAGCACCTGCCACTGGCCGAGCTGCTCCGCGCGGCCGAAGCGGACGCGGGCACGCATGCGCACCGCCTGACGGTGACGGTCCGGACCCGGAAGGACCTTCGTGCGGGCCTGGAGAACTTCCTGGCGGGAGTGCCGCGCCCGGGCGTGTCCGTGGGGACGGTGGCGGAGGACGCGGTCCGTAAGCCGGTATTCGTCTATTCGGGACACGGCTGCCAGTGGCCCCGCATGGGCCTGCCGTTGCTGGACACCGAGCCCGTGTTCCGGGCGACGCTGCTGCGCTGCGATGCGCTCATCCGGGAGTACGAAGGTTGGTCGCTGCTGGAAGTGCTGGCCGCTGACGACGCGGCGGCGCGGCTGAGCCGGCTCGACATCGGGCTGCCCGCGATTGTGTCGGTGGAGATGGCCCTGACGGACCTCTGGCGCTCGTGGGGCATCGAGCCCGGCGCCGTGGTGGGGCACAGCATCGGCGAGGTGTCGGCGGCGTATGCGGCGGGAGTTCTGGACATCGAGGACACCATCCGCGTCGTCTGCGCCGAGAGCCGCCTGATGCACACGCAGGCGGGCAAGGGCAGCCTGGCGGTCGTGGGCGTCCCGTGGGCGGAGGCGGCCGAACTGCTCGTGGGCTACGAGGGGCGGTTGTTCCGCGCCATCGACTCGGGCGCGGGTTCGACGGTGTTGTCGGGGGATGTGGACGCACTGGCCGAGGTGCTCGCGTCGCTGCAACAGCGTGGAGTCTTCTGCCGGCAGGTGGACATCGACGTTCCGGTGCACAGCCCCCGCATGGACGTGCTGGCGGACGCGTTGACCGAGGAGCTTCGAGACATCCGGCCCCGCCCGGCGCGTGTTCCCTTGATTTCGTCCATCACCGGCGCGGAGATCGACGGCGCGAGCGCGGACGCCTCCCATTGGGTGCGGAACATCGCGTGGCCCACGCTCTTCACCGGCGCGCTCTCCCACACCATCCAGGAGGGCTACGACACGTTCCTGGAGGTCAGTCCACATGCGATTCTGCGGCACCCCATCGACGCGACGCTGAAGCACCTGGGGCGCCAGGGCCGCGTGGTGCCCTCCCTGCGGCGGCAGGAGGATGAGCGCGCCACGTTGTTCGATTCGTTGGGCGTGCTCTACGCGGCGGGACAGCCGGTCCGGTGGGACGCACTCGCCGCGCGTGGGGTGGACCATGACGGGGAGGCGGTGCACCTGCTGCCCCTGTCGGCGCGGAGCCCGGAGGCGCTCAAGGCGCTGGCTGCGGACTGGCGCGACTTCCTGGCAGGGGAGCCGGGCGCGCCGCTCGATGACGTCACCTACACCGCGAGCGTGCGCCGCGGCCACTTGTCCCACCGCTTGTCGGTGGTGGGCGGCTCGCGACGGGAGCTGGCGGAGGCGCTGGACGCCGTCACGCGGGGGGAGCTCCCGCCGGGGGTGAGCGAGGGACGGGTGAGTCCCGAGGGACGGGCCAAGGTGGCCTTCGTCTTCCCGGGACAGGGCTCCCAGTGGTTGGGGATGGGGCGTCAGCTCCTGCGTGAGGAGCCGGTGTTCCGGTCCGCCATCGAGGCGTGCGAGCAGGCCATGCGGCCGCACGTGGACTGGTCGCTCACGGCGGAGCTGCTGGCGGATGAGCAGCATTCGCGTCTGCAGGACATCGACGTGGTGCAGCCGGTGCTCTTCGCCATGCAGGTGGCGTTGGCGGCACTGTGGCGCTCGTGGGGCATCGCGCCGGACGCGGTGGTGGGGCACAGCATGGGCGAGGTGGCCGCGGCGCACGTCGCGGGTGCGCTCTCCTTGGAGGACGCGGCGCGCATCATCTGCCTGCGCAGCCAGCTCCTGCGCCGCAAGAGCGGGCAGGGGGCCATGGCGGTGGTGGAGCTTGGGCTGGCGCAGGCCCGCGAGGCGCTGGCCGGCTACGAGTCGCGGCTCTCCGTCGCGGTCAGCAACAGCGCGCGCTCCACGGTGCTGTCGGGTGACATCGACGCATTGGAGTCGCTGCTGCCGAAGCTCGAAAGCCAGGGTGTCTTCTGCCGCCGGGTGAAGGTCAACGTCGCCTCTCACAGTCCGCAGATGGACTCGTTGAAGGACGACCTCCTGCGGGTGCTCGACGGTGTCGCGCCTCAGGGGGCGCCCGTGCCCATCTACTCCACGGTGACGGGCCAGACGAGCGACGGCGCGGACTTCCACCCGGCCTACTGGGTCAGCAACCTGCGCGAGCCGGTGCTGTTCCACGGTGCTGTCGAGCAACTCCTGGCGGATGGCTTCACGGTGCTGGTCGAGGTGAGCCCACACCCGGTGTTGCTCGCGCCCATCGAGGAGACGCTGCGCGAGTCGAAACAGGGCGCCATCGCGCTCGCGTCCGCGCGGCGACAGATGCCCGAGCGCCGCTGCCTGCTGGAGTCCCTGGCGGCGCTGTACGCCTGGGGTTGCGCGGTGGACTGGAAGGCGCTGCACCCGGTGAAGGGCCGTGTCGTCGCGCTCCCTCGGTACCCGTGGCAGCGGGAGCGCTTCTGGCTCCCGGACGAGGCGGAGGTGGATGCGCAGCCGGAGGGCGTGGTCCTCGCGGACCGGAAGGGACATCCCCTCATCGGTGGTTCGCTCTCTTCGTCCGTCCAGCCCGGGACTCACTTCTGGGAGCGGACCGTGAGCACGGCGGCGTTCCCGTATCTGGCCGACCACTGCGTGTGGGGGGACGTGGTCTTCCCAGGCGCCGGTTACGTGGAGATGGCGCTGAGCGCCGGCGCGGAGGTGCTGGGCGAGACGGGGCTCGTGCTGGAGGACGTCTCCTTCAGTGAGATGCTCGCGCTGGAGCCGGGCCAGTCGAGGCGCGTGCAGGTGGTGCTGACCGAGGAGGAGCCAGGCCGCGCCACCTTCCAGATTGCCAGCCGCGCGGAGGGCGAGATGTCCTGGCGCAAGCACGCGGCGGGGACGGTGCGGCGGGATGCACGTGCGGCAGCGGTTGTTGAATCACCCGAGGCGCTCCGGGCGCGCGTCACGGTGGCGGTCTCCGCTGAAGCGCACTACCAGCGCCGGCAGGCGCAAGGCCTCATGTACGGCCCGACGTTCCAGGGGCTGCGGGGCATCTGGCGCAGTGAGCAGGAGGCGCTGGGACGCCTGGAGGTCTCCGACACGGTGGCCTTGGAGGCGGGCGCGTACCGGCTCCACCCCGCGCTGCTGGATGCGGGACTGCAGGTGGCGGTGGAGCTCCTTGCCCCGCTGACCGCGACGTCCGCTCCGGCGACGCATGTGCCGGTGGGAATCGGGCGGATTCGTTTCTTCCAGCGTCCCGGGCGCGCGGCCTGGGCGCGAGTGAAGGTCCGTGGGGAAGGGGCCGCGAGCGAGCGCGAGCGCACCTTCGACTTCTGGTTGCTGGATGAGCAGGGCCAGGTGCTGCTGGAGCTCGAAGCGCTGCGCCTGTTCCGCCTGGATGCGGGCGCCTCCGCCCGCAAGGAGCTGGGCGCGTGGCTCTACCAGGTGGACTGGGAGGAGCGGCCGCTGCCAGCGGAGCTGGCGTGGCCCGAGCAAACGCCGGGAAGCTGGCTGATTCTCCAGGACGGCGGCGGGGTGGGGCAGCGGCTGTCCGCGCAGCTCCTCACGCGAGGCGAGACGTGCGTGCTCGTCGCGCCCCGTGAGGCGTACCGGCTGACTGGACCGCGGAGCGCCGAGGTGGACCCCCGGAATCCGGAGCACTGGCGCCGGTTGCTCACGGACCTGCTTGGCGCCGGCGTTCCGCCTTGCCGCGGCGTGGTGCACCTGTGGAGCCTGGACCTGGCCTCGACGGAGGCGCTGACGCCACAGGCGCTGGAGGACTCGCGGCGGCTGGGGACCACCAGCGTGCTGCACCTGGTGCAGGCGCTTTCGGGGGCGGGCTGGCGGGATGCGCCCCGGCTCTGGCTGGCCACGCGTGGGGCACGTTCCGCGGGCAAGGTGGCAGAACGTGTCGCGGTGGCGCAGGCTCCGCTCCTGGGGTTGGGGCAGGTGCTGGCGGTGGAGCAACCGGAGCTGCGCTGCACCCGTGTGGACCTGGAAGGCGGCGCGGACGTCGCGGCGGATGCGCTGCTGCGGGAGTTGTCATCGACCTCGTTCGAGGACCAGACCGCGTGGCGGGGTGGTACGCGACGGGTGGCGCGGCTGGCTCGGGCGGCGGATGCGCTGTCCGCCCGTGAACCGGCGACGCTGCTGCGCGAGGATGGCACCTACCTCATCACGGGGGGCCTCGGTGGCCTGGGACTGGAACTCGCGCGCTGGCTCGTCTCCCAGGGCGCACGTCACCTGCTGCTGATGGGCCGCCGTGCTCCCTCCGCGGAGGCGGAGCAGGCGCTGGCGGCGCTTCGTGAGGCCGGCGCTCGGGTGGGGTCCTTCCAGGGCGACGTCGCGCGGCTGGAGGACGTGACGGGCGCGTTGGCTCGGGTGGAGGACGCGATGCCTCCGCTGCGCGGCGTGTTCCATGCCGCGGGGCTCCTCGAGGACGGATTGTTGCTCAACCTCACCGAGGCGCGCTTCGCCTCGGTGTCGGCACCGAAGGTCCTGGGCAGTTGGAACCTGCACGCGCAGACGCGACACCTGCCGCTGGAGCACTTCGTCCTGTTCTCCAGCGTGGCCGCTTCGCTGGGCACGCCGGGGCAGTCGAACTACGCGTCGGCGAATGCCTTCATGGACGCGCTGGCCCAGGCCCGCCGGGCGGAGGGGTTGCCCGCGCTGAGCATCAACTGGGGCACCTGGACGCAGGTGGGCCTCGCGGCGGCGCAGTCCATCCGCGGTGAGCGTCTGGAGGCACGTGGCCTGGGAGGCATGGCGCCGGACAAGGCGCTGGCGGTGCTCGGCATGCTGCTGGGACAGGAGCGGCCACAGCTCAGCGTCATGGCCTTCGAGCCGCGCCAGTGGCTGGGCTTCTATCTGGCCGCGGCGCAGTCTCCGTACTTCACGAAGCTGGCGCAGGAGCCGTCCAGCCGTCCCTCTGTGAGCGCGGGCAAGAGCCGGATTCGAGAGCAGCTCGAGGCGGCCCGTGCGTCCGAGCGCCGCGGCCTGCTGGATGCGCACCTGCGCGAGCTGATTGGCGGGGTGCTGCGGATGGCGCCCGCGCGCATCGAACCACGGACACCGTTGGTGACCTTCGGGCTCGACTCGCTGATGAGCATGGAGATTCGCAACCGCCTGGAGGCGGCGCTCGGGCTGAAGCTCAGCGCGA
- a CDS encoding phytanoyl-CoA dioxygenase family protein: MELSPGEVEQFIERGFVRLDQAFPRELADACRELLWRDTGCAPDNPATWKQPVIRLGDYAQEPFRLAANTPRLRGAFDQLVGPGRWLPRGSLGTFPVRFPSPDAPGDDGWHVDASFPGDDPSSFFSWRVNVASKGRALLMLFLCSDVGEDDAPTRIRVGSHRDVARVLAPAGDAGLTFMELAGKLDVSAHRPLALATGEAGTVYLCHPFLVHAAQPHQGTQPRFMAQPPLLSRAPFSVQGPEDDASPVARAIRQALNETRA, from the coding sequence ATGGAGCTTTCCCCAGGCGAAGTGGAGCAGTTCATCGAGCGTGGATTCGTCCGACTGGACCAGGCGTTTCCCCGCGAGCTGGCGGACGCGTGCCGCGAGCTGCTGTGGCGCGACACGGGGTGTGCCCCGGACAATCCGGCCACCTGGAAGCAGCCGGTCATCCGGCTCGGGGACTATGCGCAGGAGCCCTTCCGGCTGGCGGCGAACACGCCCCGGCTGCGAGGCGCGTTCGACCAGTTGGTGGGCCCCGGACGCTGGCTCCCTCGAGGCAGCCTGGGCACCTTCCCCGTGCGCTTTCCCAGCCCGGACGCGCCTGGAGACGACGGCTGGCATGTCGATGCCAGCTTCCCAGGTGACGACCCGAGCTCGTTTTTCTCCTGGCGGGTGAATGTGGCGTCGAAAGGCCGCGCCCTGCTGATGCTCTTCCTCTGCTCCGACGTGGGCGAGGACGACGCCCCCACCCGCATCCGCGTGGGCTCCCACCGGGACGTCGCCCGCGTGTTGGCCCCTGCGGGGGACGCGGGGTTGACGTTCATGGAGCTCGCCGGGAAGTTGGACGTGTCGGCCCACCGGCCGCTCGCGCTCGCCACGGGAGAGGCCGGCACCGTGTACCTGTGCCACCCCTTCCTGGTCCATGCCGCCCAGCCGCACCAGGGAACCCAGCCGCGCTTCATGGCCCAGCCGCCGCTCCTGTCCCGCGCCCCCTTCTCGGTACAGGGCCCGGAGGACGACGCCTCGCCGGTGGCACGCGCCATCCGGCAGGCGCTGAACGAAACGCGCGCGTAG